The Oryzias latipes chromosome 1, ASM223467v1 genome contains a region encoding:
- the pold4 gene encoding DNA polymerase delta subunit 4, producing MTTKRGLITDSFKVVKKKKRERKQEKSPTPPPPRTENVADTVQQEALQKLRDFDLELRFGPCTGISRLQRWERAELHGLDPPEEIRELLLKAPADPEYSLSLWSEYPL from the exons ATGACAACCAAGCGGGGACTCATCACTGACTCCTTCAAGGtggtgaagaaaaagaagagagaaaggaAGCAGGAGAAGAGCCCCACGCCGCCCCCCCCTCGGACAG AAAATGTTGCAGACACCGTCCAGCAGGAGGCGCTGCAGAAGCTCAGAGACTTCGACTTGGAATTGAGATTTGGGCCGTGCACAG GGATCAGTCGTCTGCAGAGGTGGGAGAGAGCAGAGCTGCACGGCCTGGACCCCCCCGAGGAGATCAgggagctgctgctgaaagccCCCGCCGACCCCGAGTACAGCCTGAG CCTGTGGAGCGAATATCCTTTGTGa
- the p2rx3 gene encoding P2X purinoceptor 3, with protein sequence MWSCIKNFFTYETTKSVVVKSWTIGIINRVVQLLIITYFIGWVFLCEKAYQIIDTAIESSVMTKVKGFGVHNGQVMDVADYVTPTQGASVFCIITKTITTENQVQGLCPESEKRWICYNDSDCNPQRNKPGDYGILTGRCVSFNDTKKTCEIKGWCPAEIDTVKITPMMEVENFTIFIKNSIRFPKFNYTKGNFLPSINRTYIKKCNFDKVNNTYCPIFRVGDVVHYADQDFSKLADKGGVIGIKISWMCDLDKSDEHCKPSYSFNRLDTMSQKNEVSPGYNFRFAKYYKMENGTDYRTLIKAYAIRFDVIVNGNAGKFNMIPTLINMVAAFTSVGVGTVLCDIILLNFLKGAEQYKAKKFEEVSDSPEEFENDSLYLSQMSLRQKSSPLKSSDSGAFSLGRYS encoded by the exons ATGTGGTCGTGCATCAAAAACTTCTTCACCTACGAAACCACAAAGTCTGTGGTGGTGAAGAGCTGGACCATCGGCATCATCAACCGGGTCGTCCAGCTGCTCATCATCACCTACTTCATCGG GTGGGTGTTTCTCTGTGAGAAAGCCTACCAGATAATAGACACGGCCATCGAGTCCTCAGTGATGACCAAGGTCAAAGGTTTCGGAGTCCACAACGGCCAGGTCATGGACGTGGCCGACTACGTCACCCCCACGCAG GGAGCGTCTGTGTTCTGCATCATCACCAAGACCATCACCACGGAGAACCAAGTCCAAGGACTCTGTCCAGAG AGTGAGAAAAGGTGGATCTGTTACAACGACAGCGACTGTAACCCACAAAGGAACAAGCCCGGAGATTACG GAATCCTCACGGGCAGATGCGTCTCCTTCAACGACACCAAGAAGACCTGCGAGATCAAAGGCTGGTGTCCTGCAGAGATCGACACAGTAAAAAT AACACCAATGATGGAGGTGGAGAACTTCACCATCTTCATCAAGAACAGCATCCGTTTTCCAAAGTTTAACTACACCAA GGGAAACTTTCTACCCTCCATCAACCGGACCTAcatcaaaaaatgtaactttgatAAGGTGAACAACACCTACTGCCCCATCTTCAGAGTGGGAGATGTGGTCCACTACGCCGACCAGGACTTCAGCAAACTGGCAGACAAG GGAGGGGTGATTGGGATAAAAATCAGCTGGATGTGTGACCTGGACAAGTCAGACGAGCATTGCAAACCTTCCTACTCTTTCAATCGGCTGGACACCATGTCGCAGAAGAACGAAGTCTCACCTGGATACAACTTCAG GTTTGCCAAATATTATAAGATGGAGAATGGAACTGACTATCGCACTCTGATCAAAGCCTACGCCATCAGGTTTGATGTGATCGTCAATGGAAAC GCAGGGAAGTTCAACATGATCCCCACCCTCATCAACATGGTGGCAGCCTTCACATCAGTGGGAGTG GGAACGGTTCTTTGCGACATCATTCTTCTGAACTTCCTGAAGGGGGCAGAGCAGTATAAGGCCAAGAAATTTGAAGAG GTGTCCGACAGCCCGGAGGAGTTTGAGAACGACAGCTTGTACCTCTCCCAGATGTCCCTCAGACAAAAGTCCAGTCCTCTGAAGTCCAGCGACTCCGGAGCTTTTTCTCTGGGACGCTACAGCTGA